A single Paratractidigestivibacter faecalis DNA region contains:
- the atpE gene encoding ATP synthase F0 subunit C: protein MGALGVVGYGLGVIGAGIGIGLAASGVAQGMARQPEVQGRLFTVFILGSAFVEALALIGFVVSLIVK from the coding sequence GTGGGAGCTCTCGGTGTCGTTGGTTATGGTCTTGGCGTTATCGGCGCTGGCATCGGCATTGGCCTGGCGGCCAGTGGTGTCGCACAGGGTATGGCTCGCCAGCCTGAGGTCCAGGGCCGTCTGTTCACGGTCTTCATCCTCGGCTCTGCATTCGTCGAGGCACTCGCCCTCATCGGCTTCGTCGTCAGCCTTATCGTTAAGTAA
- the atpF gene encoding F0F1 ATP synthase subunit B, with the protein MNSNTRGLLARAGAAAAAAVLATPTFALAEGVGADILIPKPAEFIPALIAFLIIWIVLAKLVWPQVLQMMDKRQQKIQDDLDAAAKSKQEAAEQAKGYEDKLVEAHREAEAIIAKAKKEAEEERSHVLAKAQREAADIIAKAHGAVDSERHKAMIELSGSVVDLSVEIATKIIGNDLSEAEQRKLAEKYLAEVGAPDDK; encoded by the coding sequence ATGAACAGCAATACGAGAGGTCTTCTCGCCCGTGCGGGCGCAGCAGCTGCCGCGGCCGTCCTGGCGACGCCGACCTTCGCCTTGGCTGAGGGGGTCGGAGCAGACATCCTCATCCCCAAGCCCGCGGAGTTCATCCCGGCGCTGATTGCCTTCCTCATCATCTGGATCGTCCTGGCCAAGCTCGTGTGGCCGCAGGTCCTGCAGATGATGGACAAGCGTCAGCAGAAGATCCAGGACGACCTTGACGCTGCTGCCAAGTCCAAGCAGGAGGCGGCGGAGCAGGCCAAGGGCTACGAGGACAAGCTCGTCGAGGCCCACCGCGAGGCCGAGGCCATCATCGCCAAGGCCAAGAAGGAGGCCGAGGAGGAGCGCTCCCACGTGCTCGCCAAGGCCCAGCGCGAGGCCGCCGACATCATCGCCAAGGCCCACGGCGCCGTCGACTCGGAGCGCCACAAGGCCATGATCGAGCTGTCCGGCTCCGTGGTCGATCTCTCCGTCGAGATCGCCACCAAGATCATCGGCAACGACCTGAGCGAGGCCGAGCAGCGCAAGCTCGCCGAGAAGTACCTCGCGGAAGTGGGCGCCCCCGATGACAAGTAA
- the rpiB gene encoding ribose 5-phosphate isomerase B translates to MRIAVASDHAGFIQKAPIIEHIRSLGHEVIDLGPATDDRVDYPDFGDKVGRMVARGDADRGVVICGTGLGIAMTADKVPGIRATAIQTVQFAELCREHNDCNVIGLSGRFVPLELNEQIVDTFLTTEFGGGRHTGRVQKIMREDDPSFEGVPVDFTGQE, encoded by the coding sequence ATGCGCATTGCCGTTGCCTCCGACCACGCGGGCTTCATCCAGAAGGCCCCCATCATCGAGCACATCCGCTCCCTGGGCCACGAGGTCATCGACCTTGGCCCCGCCACGGACGACCGCGTCGACTACCCCGACTTTGGCGACAAGGTGGGCCGCATGGTGGCTCGCGGCGACGCCGACCGCGGCGTCGTCATCTGCGGCACTGGCCTGGGCATTGCCATGACCGCCGACAAGGTCCCCGGCATTCGCGCCACGGCAATCCAGACCGTGCAGTTTGCCGAGCTCTGCCGCGAGCACAACGACTGCAACGTCATCGGCCTCTCCGGCCGCTTCGTGCCGCTGGAGCTCAACGAGCAGATCGTCGACACCTTCCTCACCACCGAGTTCGGCGGTGGTCGCCACACCGGCCGCGTCCAGAAGATCATGCGCGAGGACGACCCCTCCTTCGAGGGCGTTCCCGTCGACTTTACCGGTCAGGAGTAG
- the atpB gene encoding F0F1 ATP synthase subunit A gives MNPLDALSGEVDELVSSFTSTPIVGNLDTIGFTQYSFWFAVAVVLMLVLLFAFKKKQSASLVPQGRFVNAMEYLVEFVRDDMCKGLLGDTWRKHFPFIASLFLVVLANNIVGIIPGCKPGTGTISTTGALAIVSFVYFIVCGIKKHGALGYAKSLAPAGVAFPLNAVVWLIEVFSTILRLITLAVRLFCNLFAGHVVMGTFAILASLFFQPVLTAFSAAAVAQAGASVMWVLILLVIYVVEIMVAAIQAYVFALLSAVYIQIAESDEE, from the coding sequence GTGAATCCTCTTGACGCCCTGAGCGGTGAGGTCGACGAGCTCGTCTCGAGCTTTACGTCTACGCCCATCGTGGGCAACCTGGACACCATTGGCTTCACCCAGTACTCGTTCTGGTTTGCCGTGGCCGTGGTGCTCATGCTCGTGCTGCTCTTTGCCTTCAAGAAGAAGCAGTCCGCGAGCCTCGTGCCGCAGGGCCGCTTCGTGAACGCCATGGAGTACCTGGTCGAGTTCGTGCGTGACGACATGTGCAAGGGCCTTCTGGGAGACACCTGGCGCAAGCACTTCCCGTTCATCGCCTCGCTCTTCCTGGTGGTGCTTGCCAACAACATCGTCGGCATCATCCCGGGCTGCAAGCCGGGCACGGGCACCATCTCCACCACCGGCGCCCTGGCCATCGTGTCCTTCGTGTACTTCATCGTCTGCGGCATCAAGAAGCACGGCGCCCTGGGCTACGCCAAGAGCCTCGCCCCCGCCGGCGTCGCCTTCCCGCTCAACGCCGTGGTCTGGCTCATTGAGGTCTTCTCCACCATCCTGCGCCTGATCACGCTTGCCGTTCGTCTGTTCTGCAACCTCTTCGCCGGCCACGTCGTCATGGGCACCTTCGCCATCCTGGCCTCGCTCTTCTTCCAGCCGGTGCTGACGGCCTTCTCCGCCGCCGCCGTGGCTCAGGCGGGCGCCTCGGTCATGTGGGTGCTCATCCTGCTCGTCATCTACGTGGTCGAGATCATGGTCGCGGCCATCCAGGCCTACGTCTTTGCCCTTCTCTCCGCGGTCTACATCCAGATCGCCGAGTCCGACGAGGAGTAA
- the upp gene encoding uracil phosphoribosyltransferase: MDAQSAAFDPKRFTVVDHPLVQHKLHILRDEQTGTNQFRQLVTELAIFEGYEAMRDFPLEDVEVKTPLETASCKRLAGKKVAVVPILRAGLGMVDGILQLVPSARVGHVGMFRDPETHEPHPYYCKLPSDVGERTCLVVDPMLATGGSLVAALKYLREAGAKDIRCLTLVSAPEGVATVLETDPDVRLYTCSLDRCLDQNAYIRPGLGDAGDRIFGTF; the protein is encoded by the coding sequence ATGGACGCCCAGAGCGCCGCGTTTGACCCCAAGCGCTTTACGGTGGTTGACCACCCGCTGGTCCAGCACAAGCTCCACATCCTGCGAGACGAGCAGACCGGTACCAACCAGTTCCGCCAGCTCGTGACCGAGCTCGCCATCTTTGAGGGCTACGAGGCCATGAGGGACTTCCCCCTGGAGGACGTCGAGGTCAAGACCCCGCTCGAGACCGCCAGCTGCAAGCGCCTGGCCGGCAAGAAGGTCGCCGTCGTGCCCATCCTGCGCGCCGGCCTGGGCATGGTTGACGGCATCCTGCAGCTCGTCCCCTCCGCGCGCGTAGGCCACGTGGGTATGTTCCGCGACCCCGAGACCCACGAGCCGCACCCGTACTACTGCAAGCTCCCGTCCGACGTGGGGGAGCGCACCTGCCTGGTGGTCGACCCCATGCTGGCCACCGGCGGCTCGCTCGTCGCGGCCCTCAAGTACCTCCGAGAGGCCGGCGCCAAGGACATCCGCTGCCTCACGCTGGTCTCGGCGCCCGAGGGCGTCGCCACGGTGCTCGAGACAGACCCCGACGTCCGCCTCTACACCTGCTCGCTCGACCGCTGCCTCGACCAGAACGCCTACATCAGACCTGGCCTCGGCGATGCGGGCGACCGCATCTTCGGAACGTTCTAG
- the prfA gene encoding peptide chain release factor 1 gives MRERLEKIIAAYQELEQKLMDPAVVSNPKEYARLAKEHASQGELVTKAREYLQALDDIEAAKEMLHEAADADEKAMLQEDISANEEKLPALEEDIKFLLIPADPNDEKDTIVEIRAGVGGDEAGIFAGDLYKMYERFAASKGWKIEVLSSSPSDAGGFKTIEFKVTGERVYSVMKYESGVHRVQRIPKTEAQGRIQTSTATVAVLPEADEIDIHIEQSDLRIDTYCASGPGGQCVNTTYSAVRITHLPTNTVVQSQDQRSQIQNREVCMQMLRARLYEMELEKQQAEQGAERLSQIGHGNRSEKIRTYNQPQDRVTDHRIGFNSTYNGVLLGSNLADVIDALAAAERAEKLAQAV, from the coding sequence CAAACCCCAAGGAGTACGCCCGCCTTGCCAAGGAGCACGCCAGCCAGGGCGAGCTCGTGACCAAGGCCCGCGAGTACCTGCAGGCCCTCGATGACATCGAGGCCGCCAAGGAGATGCTGCACGAGGCCGCTGACGCGGACGAGAAGGCAATGCTCCAGGAGGACATCTCCGCCAACGAGGAGAAGCTCCCCGCCCTGGAGGAGGACATCAAGTTCCTTCTCATCCCGGCAGACCCCAATGACGAGAAGGACACCATCGTCGAGATTCGCGCCGGCGTCGGCGGCGACGAGGCGGGCATCTTCGCGGGAGACCTGTATAAGATGTACGAGCGCTTCGCGGCCTCCAAGGGCTGGAAGATCGAGGTGCTCTCCAGCTCCCCGTCCGACGCGGGCGGCTTCAAGACCATCGAGTTCAAGGTCACTGGCGAGCGCGTCTACTCCGTCATGAAGTACGAGTCCGGCGTCCACCGCGTCCAGCGCATCCCCAAGACCGAGGCCCAGGGCCGCATCCAGACCTCCACGGCAACCGTGGCCGTGCTGCCCGAGGCGGATGAGATCGACATCCACATCGAGCAGTCCGACCTGCGCATTGACACCTACTGCGCCTCCGGCCCCGGCGGTCAGTGCGTCAACACCACCTACTCCGCCGTGCGCATCACGCACCTGCCCACCAACACCGTGGTGCAGTCCCAGGACCAGCGCTCCCAGATCCAGAACCGCGAAGTCTGCATGCAGATGCTGCGTGCCCGCCTGTACGAGATGGAGCTCGAGAAGCAGCAGGCCGAGCAGGGCGCCGAGCGCCTCTCCCAGATCGGCCACGGCAACCGCTCCGAGAAGATCCGCACGTACAACCAGCCGCAGGACCGCGTGACCGACCACCGCATCGGCTTCAACAGCACCTACAACGGCGTACTTCTGGGCTCCAACCTCGCCGACGTCATCGACGCCCTCGCGGCCGCCGAGCGCGCCGAGAAGCTCGCCCAGGCCGTGTAG
- the prmC gene encoding peptide chain release factor N(5)-glutamine methyltransferase produces the protein MTQQEPWTVKRILEWTCGYLGRRGDEHPRHSAEWLLCDATGLSRVELYVNFDRPLAPEELDRMHAGIERRAAGEPLQYVTGEMPFRHIVLRCEKGVLIPRPETEVLVDAALEGVDAAAHAAGGPTRVLEIGTGTGCISLSVASERPGTRVVATDLSPVAVDLATRNREALGLADAVDIVQTDLAADVDPALMGTFSVLVSNPPYIPTAVLANEVPTEVKDNEPELALDGGADGLDVFRRILELAPRALCPGGMMALELFEGHLDKAAELTRAAGGWASVEVREDLTHRPRVLVAVREGELPAASPVIAQKVVKVNPAAPEPEVVSRAVEVLRRGGVLAVPTDSVYGLACAATADNPAHRKIFSIKRRELAQTLPWFVSGEDGLGCWGSDVPDYARDLARRFWPGALTLVVTAGEKCPPEYVQPGSLGPDGLRGPATIALRDPASKVVEAILAELGEPLAQTSANLHGCPAATCAAELAPQILAEADLVLDAGAAPLAVSSTIVDCAGASPRVLREGAIPAADVL, from the coding sequence ATGACGCAGCAAGAGCCCTGGACCGTCAAGCGAATCCTCGAGTGGACCTGTGGCTATCTGGGGCGTCGCGGCGACGAGCACCCGCGTCACTCGGCCGAGTGGCTGCTGTGCGACGCGACGGGCCTTTCTCGCGTGGAGCTCTACGTCAACTTCGACCGCCCCCTGGCGCCCGAGGAGCTCGACCGCATGCATGCCGGCATCGAGCGTCGCGCCGCTGGCGAGCCCCTCCAGTACGTCACGGGCGAGATGCCCTTCCGCCACATTGTCCTGCGCTGCGAGAAGGGCGTGCTCATCCCGCGCCCAGAGACCGAGGTCCTGGTGGACGCCGCGCTCGAGGGCGTCGACGCCGCCGCGCACGCCGCCGGCGGGCCCACGCGCGTGCTGGAGATTGGCACCGGCACCGGTTGCATCTCGCTCTCCGTTGCCTCCGAGCGCCCGGGCACCCGCGTCGTCGCCACGGACCTCTCGCCCGTCGCCGTCGACCTGGCAACCCGCAACCGCGAGGCCCTGGGGCTCGCGGACGCCGTGGACATCGTCCAGACCGACCTCGCGGCCGACGTGGACCCCGCCCTCATGGGCACGTTCTCCGTCTTGGTCTCCAATCCGCCCTACATTCCCACGGCCGTCCTGGCAAATGAGGTCCCGACCGAGGTCAAGGACAACGAGCCGGAGCTGGCGCTTGACGGCGGCGCAGATGGCCTCGATGTCTTCCGCCGCATCCTGGAGCTGGCGCCTCGCGCGCTCTGCCCCGGCGGCATGATGGCGCTCGAGCTCTTTGAGGGCCACCTCGACAAGGCGGCCGAGCTCACCCGCGCCGCAGGCGGCTGGGCCAGCGTGGAGGTCCGCGAGGACCTCACCCACCGCCCGCGCGTGCTTGTCGCCGTGAGGGAGGGGGAGCTGCCCGCCGCCTCCCCGGTCATCGCCCAGAAGGTGGTCAAGGTCAATCCAGCCGCCCCCGAGCCCGAGGTCGTCTCCCGCGCGGTGGAGGTTTTGCGCCGTGGCGGCGTCCTTGCGGTGCCCACCGACTCCGTCTACGGCCTGGCCTGCGCTGCCACCGCAGACAACCCCGCCCACCGCAAGATCTTCTCCATCAAGAGGCGCGAGCTCGCCCAGACCCTCCCGTGGTTCGTGAGCGGTGAGGACGGCCTTGGCTGCTGGGGCTCCGACGTACCCGACTACGCCCGTGACCTGGCCCGACGCTTCTGGCCGGGCGCCCTCACCCTCGTGGTCACGGCAGGCGAGAAGTGCCCGCCGGAGTACGTGCAGCCCGGCAGCCTCGGCCCCGACGGCCTGCGCGGGCCCGCGACCATCGCCCTGCGCGACCCGGCCTCCAAGGTAGTCGAGGCAATTCTCGCCGAGCTGGGCGAGCCCCTGGCGCAGACGAGTGCCAACCTCCACGGCTGCCCCGCGGCCACCTGCGCGGCCGAGCTCGCCCCTCAGATCCTTGCCGAGGCGGACCTCGTGCTTGACGCGGGCGCCGCGCCGCTGGCCGTGTCCTCGACCATCGTGGACTGCGCGGGGGCCTCGCCCCGCGTCCTGCGCGAGGGCGCCATTCCAGCGGCAGACGTCCTGTAA
- the atpA gene encoding F0F1 ATP synthase subunit alpha, with protein MSDSISSAAIMDTLRDQLSQINATVDHQEASVVTEVGDGIAHVTGLKTAMAGELLKFTSSATGRDVYGLAQNLDRDEVGAVLFGDVEDIKEGDECRTTGRVMDIPTGHAMLGRVVNPLGQPIDGLGPIPTTHRRPIEFKAPGIMERQPVCEPVQTGLLAIDAMVPIGRGQRELIIGDRKTGKTAIAIDAIVNQRDTDMLCIYVAIGQKASTVAAIRESLAQHGVLDKTVIVAATAADSAPMQYIAPMAGAAIGEYFMYNDQYGNPADETHPGGHVLVVYDDLSKQAVAYRQMSLTLHRPPGREAYPGDIFYLHSRLLERACKLSDANGAGSLTALPIIETQEGDVSAYIPTNVISITDGQIYLQSNLFFQGQRPAVDVGISVSRVGGDAQVKAMKQVSGTLRLDLASYREKQAFSQFGSDLDATTQYQLNHGAHMMEMLKQQRYSALDVRDQITAIFAAKENFLDDIDLNHVNLFRDGLAKYMAEKHPALRKSLTDGKLSDDQQARLKTHIASFKREFLLEHPNKKQQSDVAHAAEQTTSPDQSEAEKGQE; from the coding sequence ATGTCAGACTCCATCAGCTCTGCCGCGATCATGGATACGCTGCGTGACCAGCTGTCCCAGATCAACGCCACCGTCGACCACCAGGAGGCCTCCGTCGTCACCGAGGTCGGCGACGGCATCGCGCACGTGACGGGCCTCAAGACCGCCATGGCGGGCGAGCTTCTCAAGTTCACCAGCTCCGCCACGGGCCGCGACGTCTACGGCCTGGCCCAGAACCTCGACCGCGACGAGGTCGGCGCCGTCCTCTTCGGCGACGTTGAGGACATCAAGGAGGGTGACGAGTGCCGTACCACCGGCCGCGTCATGGACATCCCGACCGGCCACGCAATGCTTGGCCGCGTCGTGAACCCCCTTGGCCAGCCCATCGACGGCCTTGGTCCCATCCCGACCACGCACCGTCGCCCCATCGAGTTCAAGGCCCCCGGCATCATGGAGCGCCAGCCGGTGTGCGAGCCCGTCCAGACGGGTCTTCTTGCCATCGACGCAATGGTGCCCATCGGCCGTGGCCAGCGTGAGCTCATCATCGGCGACCGCAAGACCGGCAAGACGGCCATCGCCATCGACGCCATCGTCAACCAGCGCGACACCGACATGCTCTGCATCTACGTCGCCATCGGCCAGAAGGCCTCCACGGTTGCCGCCATCAGGGAGTCCCTTGCCCAGCACGGCGTCCTCGACAAGACGGTCATCGTGGCCGCCACCGCCGCCGACTCCGCGCCTATGCAGTACATCGCTCCCATGGCCGGTGCCGCAATCGGCGAGTACTTCATGTACAACGACCAGTACGGCAACCCCGCGGATGAGACCCATCCCGGCGGCCACGTCCTCGTTGTCTACGATGACCTGTCCAAGCAGGCCGTCGCGTATCGTCAGATGTCGCTTACGCTGCACCGTCCGCCCGGACGCGAGGCCTACCCCGGTGACATCTTCTACCTGCACTCTCGCCTGCTCGAGCGCGCCTGCAAGCTGTCTGACGCCAACGGCGCCGGCTCCCTCACGGCACTCCCGATCATCGAGACCCAGGAGGGCGACGTCTCCGCGTACATCCCGACCAACGTGATCTCCATCACCGACGGTCAGATCTACCTGCAGTCCAACCTCTTCTTCCAGGGCCAGCGCCCGGCCGTCGACGTGGGCATCTCGGTGTCTCGAGTCGGCGGAGACGCGCAGGTCAAGGCAATGAAGCAGGTCTCCGGCACCCTCCGTCTGGACCTTGCCAGCTACCGAGAGAAGCAGGCCTTCTCCCAGTTTGGCTCCGACCTGGACGCCACCACGCAGTACCAGCTCAACCACGGCGCCCACATGATGGAGATGCTCAAGCAGCAGCGCTACTCCGCCCTCGACGTCCGCGACCAGATCACGGCGATCTTTGCCGCCAAGGAGAACTTCCTTGACGACATCGACCTCAATCACGTGAACCTGTTCCGCGACGGCCTGGCCAAGTACATGGCGGAGAAGCACCCCGCCCTGAGGAAGTCCCTCACGGACGGCAAGCTTTCCGATGACCAGCAGGCGCGCCTCAAGACGCACATCGCCAGCTTTAAGCGGGAGTTCCTCCTGGAGCACCCCAACAAGAAGCAGCAGAGCGATGTCGCCCACGCCGCCGAGCAGACCACGAGCCCAGATCAGTCCGAAGCCGAGAAGGGCCAGGAGTAA
- a CDS encoding F0F1 ATP synthase subunit delta — protein sequence MTSKRAEAEKVEAYTRALMEAARSEGRANADLVQWQHARKFSPEVLETLAAMQREDDLDLVSQVAKQYKEYLDAEDKTVSVTVTTAVPLDDDLREKVRAKAEADLKAPVYLVERVDPSIIGGIMLEARGKRYDASVRAQLANIRKTLSSSFIGGEE from the coding sequence ATGACAAGTAAGCGTGCGGAGGCCGAGAAGGTCGAGGCATACACCAGGGCGCTCATGGAGGCCGCCCGCTCCGAGGGACGCGCCAACGCCGACCTCGTGCAGTGGCAGCACGCCCGCAAGTTCTCCCCGGAGGTCCTGGAGACCCTCGCCGCCATGCAGCGCGAGGACGACCTCGATCTCGTGTCCCAGGTCGCCAAGCAGTACAAGGAGTACCTGGACGCCGAGGACAAGACGGTCTCCGTGACGGTCACCACCGCCGTCCCCCTGGACGACGACCTTCGCGAGAAGGTCCGAGCCAAGGCCGAGGCCGACCTCAAGGCTCCCGTGTACCTCGTGGAGCGCGTCGACCCCAGCATCATTGGCGGCATCATGCTCGAGGCGCGCGGCAAGCGCTATGACGCTTCCGTCCGCGCCCAGCTCGCAAACATCCGTAAGACGCTCTCCTCTTCTTTCATCGGAGGTGAGGAATAA